The Silvanigrella paludirubra genome includes a window with the following:
- a CDS encoding tetratricopeptide repeat protein, whose product MLKKNFFTYSFFTFLTAVNFNYDSIPVYAQSSKIKKENKISPSIVGEDSYRLVFELNQPRRYATRFIKETRTLQIRIIPARSSEFNATSFYDTRYVKRVLIHEDKSEVIVDIQLKNVPIGWVVATQNKPWRIIVDFWRTEPEEKNLEADWNWQPDYIEGLSKESVKEGLPSAQFIESNKLDDNKNKIISNLSPIVKTETKESDKLTSQENKKNTIIFTNKNNQSINKNGFPEIYGRLEKFIPMPEGKSAQLQMQMGAAFGTRDEVEIGKKLAEEFYKSGNEAQSLSIFRRLAALSEKGIKSDPKFLWYAGESAYLTHNFSLANDYLRSIILNYPGSYYSSLAKLRIIDIDELQNSKEKGFGKTRFQNAEIYSEMALSENSPKIVKIAATLRVLNQIVNENPSSAKSYQQNLDACVVDSSVPFDLMKNCAYDRTRALIENETINGSDAAVQQFKKLAPGDNRVSDLEKIVSSRVKELLKKTAQTKQWEDWIAFEKKARPSLLEFTFADGDALFTRAEAFEAVGENLKSAQLYGAFWQASNDQKKKNEAAALAARLLYRSNKPSEADDFLRRIEQDSKRKTEGLTDRSVTSLRELSVAPYRNKTALRLLLDEMKLGRYVERDLPTLAEWAQRLRGTPDVEPLYAKILAYPAKSLDETQTVESSIMQYAEDLRDSGRFANSGDMFLAVANLAQGAHRAEAAYKAGVVYARVGLFEKAKTAWLLAANDTNDKRFSSLASERLDRLSK is encoded by the coding sequence CCTCTATTGTAGGAGAAGATAGTTACCGTTTGGTTTTTGAATTAAATCAACCAAGAAGGTATGCGACAAGATTTATTAAAGAAACAAGAACATTACAAATTAGAATCATTCCAGCAAGATCAAGCGAATTCAATGCAACTTCTTTTTATGATACAAGATATGTAAAAAGAGTTTTAATTCATGAAGATAAATCAGAAGTTATCGTAGATATTCAACTAAAAAATGTTCCCATTGGTTGGGTTGTTGCGACTCAAAATAAACCTTGGAGAATTATAGTAGATTTTTGGAGAACAGAACCGGAAGAAAAAAACTTAGAAGCCGATTGGAATTGGCAACCAGATTATATTGAAGGATTAAGTAAAGAATCAGTGAAAGAAGGTTTGCCTTCAGCGCAATTTATTGAATCAAATAAATTAGATGATAATAAAAATAAAATAATTTCTAATTTAAGTCCGATAGTAAAAACAGAGACAAAAGAAAGTGATAAGTTAACATCACAAGAAAATAAAAAAAATACAATAATATTCACTAATAAAAACAATCAATCTATAAACAAAAATGGTTTTCCGGAGATCTATGGAAGATTAGAAAAGTTTATTCCAATGCCTGAAGGAAAATCAGCTCAATTGCAAATGCAGATGGGAGCTGCTTTTGGTACAAGAGATGAAGTTGAAATTGGAAAAAAATTAGCGGAAGAGTTTTATAAGAGCGGGAATGAAGCTCAATCACTATCCATTTTTAGAAGACTAGCTGCTTTATCAGAAAAAGGAATTAAATCGGATCCAAAGTTTTTATGGTATGCAGGAGAATCTGCATATTTAACTCATAATTTTAGTTTAGCAAATGACTATTTAAGATCTATAATTCTAAATTATCCTGGAAGTTATTATTCAAGCTTAGCAAAACTCAGAATTATAGATATAGATGAACTACAAAATTCAAAAGAAAAAGGATTTGGTAAAACTAGATTTCAAAATGCAGAAATATATTCTGAAATGGCGTTATCCGAAAATTCTCCTAAAATAGTAAAAATTGCAGCGACACTTCGTGTTTTAAATCAAATTGTGAATGAAAATCCAAGTTCGGCAAAATCATACCAGCAAAATCTCGACGCCTGTGTCGTAGATAGCAGTGTTCCATTTGATTTGATGAAAAATTGTGCATATGATCGAACTAGAGCTTTAATTGAAAATGAAACTATAAATGGTTCTGATGCTGCGGTTCAGCAATTTAAAAAATTGGCACCGGGAGATAATCGGGTATCAGACTTAGAAAAAATTGTTTCTAGTAGAGTTAAAGAGCTTTTGAAAAAAACAGCTCAAACGAAACAATGGGAAGATTGGATTGCTTTTGAAAAAAAAGCGAGACCTTCTTTATTAGAATTTACCTTTGCAGATGGTGATGCTCTATTTACTAGAGCAGAAGCCTTTGAGGCTGTAGGGGAAAATCTAAAGTCAGCGCAACTTTATGGTGCGTTTTGGCAAGCATCAAATGATCAAAAAAAGAAAAATGAAGCAGCCGCATTGGCGGCAAGACTCCTGTATCGAAGTAATAAACCTTCGGAGGCAGATGATTTTTTGCGCCGAATTGAACAGGACAGTAAGAGAAAAACAGAAGGTCTTACAGATCGGTCTGTTACCTCTTTAAGGGAACTATCCGTAGCTCCCTACCGTAACAAAACAGCGTTACGTTTACTTTTAGATGAGATGAAACTTGGTCGTTATGTTGAACGCGACTTGCCAACTCTGGCTGAATGGGCTCAAAGGCTGCGTGGAACTCCTGATGTAGAACCACTTTATGCGAAAATACTCGCATATCCAGCAAAGTCTTTAGATGAAACTCAGACAGTTGAATCGTCAATCATGCAATATGCAGAAGATTTACGGGATTCAGGCAGGTTTGCAAATTCGGGAGATATGTTTCTTGCTGTCGCTAATTTAGCCCAAGGAGCACATCGAGCCGAAGCCGCATATAAAGCAGGAGTTGTATATGCGAGAGTTGGTCTTTTTGAAAAAGCAAAGACCGCTTGGCTATTAGCCGCAAATGACACCAACGACAAGCGTTTTTCATCTTTGGCAAGCGAGAGACTTGATCGCTTAAGTAAGTAA